GCCAGGGTAATAGCCTCGGCACTGACATGATGACCATCAGCAATAATTCCGCACCAGGCTTCGTCGCTAACTAGGGCTGATCCCACCATACCCGGCTCGCGAGAGTGCAACGGCGACATGGCATTGTACAAATGTGTAAAACCCACTGCGCCAGCCTGCAATGCCGAACGCACGGTTTTCCCATCGGCATTAGAATGCCCCAAACACACCCGCACCCCCATAGAAGACAATCGACTGATATCCTCCATGGGCACTGTTTCCGGCGCCAGGGTAACAACCTTGATACCCAGATCCTCTCGCGCATAAATTTCCCACTCCTCATCGCTAAGAGGACGAATAAATGACTGCTCATGAGTCCCCTTTTTCGGCACGCTAAGATGTGGTCCTTCAAAGTGGATACCGATCACACCGGGTACTTGCTGATGCAGCGCAGCACTAACCGCATCCGCAGCATCCTGCATAATATTGAGACGGTCGGTAATCAGCGTGGGGAGAAAAGCTGTAGTGCCGAACCGGGCATGAGCCTCGCCCATTGTACGCAACCCTGCAACATTGGGCTCTTGGTTAAACAGTACACCACCACCACCATTCACCTGCACATCCACCAACCCCGGCGCCAATAGGCCCTGTAAATATGTCGCTGAGGACTGCGGGGATTTTCCAACGGAGGCAATGCGACCATCATCGTCGATAATCAGTGACACGTCCTCCAAGATCCGTTCACCATCAAAAAGCTTCTCTGCGACCAGGGCGAAAGCCACAACCTCTCCTTAACACTGAATATTATTTACACCGAAATTTCTGGCAGATTATTACACGGTCTGAGTGACCTTTTTTAGGCCTGCCGGCTCATCAGGATTAATACCGCGGTTTACTGCCACATGGGCAACATCGATATAAAAGCGCTGTAGCAAAGCAAGGGGGGCGATGCGGGGATGTACCCCTTTACTCGGCACATGCAGATTGATCAGGCTTGCCCCTCTTTGCACTATGTCATCAATTTGCTCACTGTGCGCCTTGAATGACTCATCTTCAATAGGAACATTTACCACGGTCAGCTTGTCTTCAACGAGAGTAACCGGCCCATGCAAAAATTCTGCACTGGAAAAAGACTCCGCATGGATATTGCACACTTCTTTTAATTTCAGCGCCAACTCGCGGGTTATGGCATAACCGGGACCGCGTCCGAGCACCACCAGATTCTGCACCGAAGCCAGATCCTCAGGTCTCAATTGTATCTCTGCGCGAACAGCAGCTTCTAAAGTTTCAGGTAGTTTTTCCAAGGCCAGGCGCAGCCTCTTGTCACCACTCCAGCAAGCCACCAGCTGCAAAATTGCCGAAAGCGTGGCCAGGTAACTCTTGGTAGCTGCCACCGCTTTTTCCGGCCCCGCCTTCAAGGGGATCAGTAAATCGACAATATCCTTGATTGGCGCCTGCTCATCATTCACCAAGGCTACCGTATAGGCGCCGCACTCCCTGGCCATCTTCGCCTGAGCCAGAATATCCGGACTGCGCCCCGACTGAGAGATCACCAGCACCAATGCCCCTTCCAATTTCAATCGGCGTCCATACACACTGGAAACTGAAGGCGCCGCAGCAAAGGTGGGCGTCCCTGTTTCTATTTCGATCAGATACTTGGCAAAAACACCAGCATGGTCAGAAGAACCCCGCCCAACAATCATGACAAAGCGCGGAGCATGAGCTCGCAAACGCTCCCCCAGGCGCTCCATCACTTTCGCATTCGTTTGTAGCTGTTCAGCAATTCTTGCCGGAGCCTCACGGGCTTCGGCCTCCATGATCGTCGTAGTCATTCCATCATTCACTCAGGCTACCTCTCCCTCCCCAAAACCGGACTCCCGGCAAACTTTTTGGGGGGAATCCAACTATCAGTTTATGTGCAGGTAACACATAAAGAGCGGCTGTTTTAATGGCTGGGGAGGTCATTGTCACTTCTTTTATCAAGCCATTTTCGACTCATACCCGATAAGCGTGAAAAGCTTCCCAAAGTAGGCCTACACGAGAGAAACAGGAGGTTTCACGCTACAAGACGCTTATATCCTAATCATCTATGCTTTCTAATAATTCCCCGACATGAATCGGGCAATGCCTACAGGAAAAAATCGATGACAAAAGCGGGCGGCACGCCAATACACCATTTCTGGCGAGTTATAACGCTCCTAATCCTATTACAATTTATTAACAGTTGTTCCAGCATCCAATTTGCCTACAACAATGTGGATTACTGGATTCGCTGGAAAGCCCAAAAATATGTAGAACTGGATCGCACCCAAAAAGGTGAGCTGCAGGGCGCCCTCAACAGCTTTTTTCGCTGGCACCGACAGACCCAACTCCCTCGCTACGCCGACTTTTTGAATAACCTAGCAAAAAGGGTCGATGAAGGAGCACTGGAAAAGCCCAACTTGCAACCTATCGATAAGCAGGTCCATCAGTTTTTAGCAGCCGCCAGTGAAAATGCTTACAATCTGATACTGCCTTTGGCAGCGCAGTTAAGTGAACAACAAATTAATGAACTACAAGGCAATATGTGGAGAAAAGAACAAAAGAGATTGGAAAAATGGCAACGC
The DNA window shown above is from Microbulbifer variabilis and carries:
- the nagA gene encoding N-acetylglucosamine-6-phosphate deacetylase, whose translation is MAFALVAEKLFDGERILEDVSLIIDDDGRIASVGKSPQSSATYLQGLLAPGLVDVQVNGGGGVLFNQEPNVAGLRTMGEAHARFGTTAFLPTLITDRLNIMQDAADAVSAALHQQVPGVIGIHFEGPHLSVPKKGTHEQSFIRPLSDEEWEIYAREDLGIKVVTLAPETVPMEDISRLSSMGVRVCLGHSNADGKTVRSALQAGAVGFTHLYNAMSPLHSREPGMVGSALVSDEAWCGIIADGHHVSAEAITLALKVKPRGKLLLVTDAMSLVGSDALSFPLFDRVVTREGDKLTSSTGELAGSHLDMMGAVRNISDWCGLDICESLRMASLYPCQFLGSQGGSIVPGTKANFILLDRSFNVQKTWIGGRQVYGE
- the nagB-II gene encoding glucosamine-6-phosphate deaminase NagB-II; amino-acid sequence: MTTTIMEAEAREAPARIAEQLQTNAKVMERLGERLRAHAPRFVMIVGRGSSDHAGVFAKYLIEIETGTPTFAAAPSVSSVYGRRLKLEGALVLVISQSGRSPDILAQAKMARECGAYTVALVNDEQAPIKDIVDLLIPLKAGPEKAVAATKSYLATLSAILQLVACWSGDKRLRLALEKLPETLEAAVRAEIQLRPEDLASVQNLVVLGRGPGYAITRELALKLKEVCNIHAESFSSAEFLHGPVTLVEDKLTVVNVPIEDESFKAHSEQIDDIVQRGASLINLHVPSKGVHPRIAPLALLQRFYIDVAHVAVNRGINPDEPAGLKKVTQTV
- a CDS encoding DUF6279 family lipoprotein, translated to MTKAGGTPIHHFWRVITLLILLQFINSCSSIQFAYNNVDYWIRWKAQKYVELDRTQKGELQGALNSFFRWHRQTQLPRYADFLNNLAKRVDEGALEKPNLQPIDKQVHQFLAAASENAYNLILPLAAQLSEQQINELQGNMWRKEQKRLEKWQRSPEKVQHKRDKIIRRESIRWLGALTEEQKKMITAWVSKMEYNPLQRIEQRRLWQSKTFELLRNKPEGYLEKIRSLLLNPEQLWSQEYRQNQEQRQQQAQELAKKILTSTSLEQRRHLSKTLSEYAQDFHSLANQ